The Microvirgula aerodenitrificans DSM 15089 genome has a segment encoding these proteins:
- a CDS encoding cbb3-type cytochrome oxidase subunit 3: MSETDALILSLYTVAALGGFLYAIAWACFRRGAGEEFDEAAALPFADNDRRISRRSSLDG, from the coding sequence ATGTCAGAAACCGACGCGCTGATCCTCTCCCTGTATACCGTCGCCGCACTCGGCGGCTTCCTGTACGCCATTGCCTGGGCCTGTTTCCGCCGTGGCGCCGGCGAGGAATTCGACGAGGCCGCCGCCCTGCCGTTCGCCGACAACGACCGCCGCATCAGCCGGCGTTCGTCGCTGGATGGCTGA
- a CDS encoding Hpt domain-containing protein, which yields MKDLLFSPVLPLSRAAIPVLFLQVFEQTMRDDMRSLQTAIRLGSRLAILHHAHRMKGVLAIVESAPGVRLCTAIERLAEERRHPARMAALADALECCLFSTWEGRE from the coding sequence ATGAAAGACCTTCTCTTCTCTCCGGTCCTGCCACTGTCACGAGCGGCCATTCCCGTTCTGTTTCTCCAGGTGTTCGAGCAGACCATGCGCGACGACATGCGGAGCCTGCAGACGGCGATCCGGCTTGGCAGCAGGCTGGCCATTCTCCATCACGCGCACCGGATGAAAGGCGTACTGGCCATTGTCGAATCTGCTCCGGGGGTCCGCCTGTGCACGGCCATCGAGCGTCTGGCGGAGGAAAGGCGTCATCCGGCACGGATGGCGGCGCTGGCCGACGCGCTGGAGTGCTGCCTGTTTTCCACCTGGGAGGGTCGTGAATGA
- a CDS encoding response regulator: protein MNIVLADDHPIVMIGIRNALQSVKELRISGEADSASGLIRLLESKTPGILITDFYMPGSRQGDGIGLVTYVQRHFPAVRLIVLTMLTNAAVLRTIVDVGVQGLLLKSTAALEIIPALHAVMNGGTYIDREAADILCRADKLPDKDGNPLQRQRLTTRELEVVRLFVTGNSVSDIARLLNRSVKTVSTQKRQGSRKLGVSNDRELYEYARLNGLL from the coding sequence ATGAACATCGTGCTTGCGGATGACCACCCGATCGTGATGATCGGCATCAGGAACGCACTGCAATCCGTGAAAGAGCTTCGCATCAGCGGCGAGGCCGACAGCGCGTCCGGGCTGATCCGGCTGCTGGAAAGCAAGACGCCGGGCATCCTGATTACCGATTTCTACATGCCGGGCAGCAGGCAGGGTGATGGCATCGGCCTGGTGACCTATGTGCAGCGCCATTTTCCGGCGGTCCGGCTGATCGTGCTGACCATGCTGACCAATGCGGCCGTGCTGCGCACGATCGTCGATGTCGGCGTGCAGGGGCTGTTGCTGAAGAGTACCGCCGCACTGGAGATCATCCCGGCCCTCCATGCGGTGATGAATGGCGGCACCTATATCGACCGCGAGGCGGCCGACATCCTGTGCCGCGCCGACAAACTGCCCGACAAGGATGGCAATCCGCTGCAGCGGCAGCGGCTGACGACGCGCGAGCTGGAGGTCGTCCGCCTGTTTGTCACCGGCAACTCGGTGTCGGATATCGCCAGACTGCTGAATCGCAGCGTCAAGACCGTCAGCACCCAGAAGCGCCAGGGCTCGCGCAAGCTCGGCGTGTCGAACGACCGTGAGCTCTACGAGTATGCCCGGCTGAACGGGCTGCTCTGA
- a CDS encoding aminopeptidase P N-terminal domain-containing protein, whose protein sequence is MTDVTPHLGRRERLIRSLGDGIAILPTAPEQHRNGDAHYPYRFDSSFYYLTGFAEPEAVLVLDASNGRSVLFCREKNLEREIWDGFRHGPEGAREAFGFDEAWPIDEFDARLPDLLANRDTLHYGFGRDAAFDTRINAALNTVRARFRTGVTAPTVLKDVHALVHEMRLVKDEHEIALMREAARLSAAGHVAAMRAARPGRHEYQVEAEILRTFIAGGARYPSFESIVAGGANATTLHYVGNGSVLRDGDLLLIDAGCEYQGYAGDISRTFPVNGTFSGPQRDLYQVVLAANQAAIDALAPGVRWNVPADAALAVQVRGLIDLGLLQGSVDGNIESEAYRQFYMHRIGHWLGIDVHDVGDYKIDGEWREYHPGMVTTVEPGLYVRPADNVPEAFWNIGIRIEDDVLLTASGHEVLSGDVPKSVEAVEALLAERD, encoded by the coding sequence ATGACCGACGTCACTCCCCATCTCGGCCGCCGCGAGCGGTTGATCCGGTCGCTCGGCGATGGCATCGCCATCCTGCCGACCGCGCCTGAACAGCACCGCAATGGCGATGCCCATTATCCGTACCGTTTCGACAGCAGCTTCTACTACCTGACCGGCTTTGCCGAACCGGAGGCGGTGCTGGTGCTGGATGCGAGCAATGGCCGTTCGGTGCTGTTCTGTCGCGAAAAGAATCTGGAACGGGAAATCTGGGACGGCTTCCGTCATGGCCCCGAAGGCGCGCGCGAGGCGTTCGGCTTCGACGAGGCCTGGCCGATCGACGAGTTCGATGCCCGGCTGCCCGATCTGCTGGCGAACCGGGATACGCTGCATTACGGCTTTGGCCGCGATGCGGCGTTCGATACCCGCATCAATGCGGCACTGAACACGGTGCGCGCCCGCTTCCGCACCGGTGTGACGGCACCCACGGTGCTGAAGGACGTGCATGCGCTCGTGCACGAAATGCGGCTGGTCAAGGATGAGCATGAAATCGCCCTGATGCGCGAGGCCGCACGCCTGTCCGCTGCCGGTCACGTTGCCGCGATGCGCGCCGCGCGTCCGGGACGGCATGAATACCAGGTCGAGGCGGAAATCCTGCGCACCTTCATCGCCGGTGGCGCACGCTATCCGTCGTTCGAGAGCATCGTCGCCGGCGGTGCCAACGCCACCACGCTGCACTATGTCGGCAACGGCAGTGTGCTGCGCGACGGCGACCTGCTGCTGATCGATGCCGGTTGCGAATACCAGGGTTACGCCGGCGACATTTCGCGCACTTTCCCGGTCAACGGCACCTTCAGCGGTCCGCAGCGCGACCTGTACCAGGTGGTGCTGGCGGCCAACCAGGCCGCCATCGACGCGCTGGCGCCCGGCGTGCGCTGGAACGTGCCGGCCGATGCGGCGCTGGCGGTCCAGGTGCGCGGCCTGATCGACCTCGGCCTGCTGCAGGGCAGTGTCGACGGCAATATCGAATCCGAAGCCTATCGCCAGTTCTACATGCACCGCATCGGCCACTGGCTCGGCATCGACGTCCATGACGTCGGCGATTACAAGATCGATGGCGAATGGCGCGAATACCACCCGGGCATGGTGACCACGGTCGAGCCCGGCCTGTATGTGCGGCCGGCCGACAATGTGCCGGAGGCGTTCTGGAACATCGGCATCCGCATCGAGGATGACGTGCTGCTGACCGCGAGCGGACACGAGGTCCTGTCGGGCGACGTGCCGAAGTCGGTCGAGGCGGTCGAGGCCCTGCTGGCGGAGCGCGACTGA
- a CDS encoding FAD-dependent monooxygenase — translation MLPLHVDVAVVGGGAVGASVALAAKAAGRSVLLVEARARDADVRDPRVLALSHASQQALAASGIWHDGMPSTPIDRVHVSQAAAFGRTVLDRDDLGLAHLGHSVAYSDLYAAAREALLAAGVPVAFSSRATTLRSGSSFAELGIAPDGAAPHWLTARLVVLADGGGLIDQLPDVVRREHDYRQCAVLARLRPGTPHGNVAFERFSARGPMALLPVGDELMAVWTRSHDDAERLIALDDEAFGAEFGAAFGERLGRLTPTAPRLAVPLRLKVANRIVSRRVALAGNAAQTMHPIAAQGLNLGLRDAALLSGLIARPGDAGDATRLAEYARRRRVDSLAVTGFTHSLVTLFDHQDPVSRGARGAVMAVLDAVPTFRKRFASSLVFGIGG, via the coding sequence ATGCTGCCACTGCATGTTGATGTCGCCGTCGTCGGCGGCGGCGCGGTCGGCGCGAGTGTCGCGCTGGCGGCGAAGGCGGCCGGTCGCTCGGTACTGCTGGTCGAGGCACGGGCGCGGGATGCCGATGTGCGCGATCCGCGCGTGCTGGCGCTGTCGCATGCCAGCCAGCAGGCGCTGGCCGCTTCCGGCATCTGGCACGACGGCATGCCGTCGACGCCGATCGACCGGGTCCATGTCAGTCAGGCGGCGGCTTTCGGCCGCACCGTACTCGACCGCGATGACCTCGGCCTGGCACACCTTGGCCATTCGGTCGCATATTCGGATCTGTATGCGGCTGCGCGCGAGGCGCTGCTGGCCGCCGGCGTGCCGGTCGCGTTCTCGTCGCGGGCGACCACGCTGCGCAGCGGCAGCAGCTTTGCCGAGCTCGGCATCGCGCCGGATGGCGCCGCACCGCACTGGCTGACGGCACGGCTGGTGGTGCTGGCCGATGGCGGGGGGCTGATTGACCAGTTGCCGGATGTGGTGCGACGCGAGCACGACTACCGGCAGTGCGCGGTGCTGGCGCGGCTGCGGCCGGGAACCCCGCATGGCAATGTGGCGTTCGAGCGCTTTTCCGCCCGGGGACCGATGGCACTGCTGCCGGTCGGTGACGAGCTGATGGCGGTGTGGACCCGCAGTCACGACGATGCCGAGCGGCTGATCGCGCTGGATGACGAGGCATTCGGTGCCGAGTTCGGCGCGGCATTCGGCGAGCGGCTCGGGCGGCTGACGCCGACCGCACCGCGACTGGCGGTGCCGCTGCGGCTGAAGGTCGCCAACCGTATCGTCAGCCGCCGCGTGGCACTGGCCGGCAATGCGGCGCAGACCATGCACCCGATTGCGGCCCAGGGCCTGAACCTCGGCCTGCGCGATGCCGCGCTGCTGTCCGGGCTGATCGCCCGTCCCGGCGACGCCGGCGACGCGACGCGGCTGGCCGAGTATGCGCGCCGCCGTCGCGTCGACAGCCTGGCCGTCACCGGCTTCACCCACAGCCTGGTGACGCTGTTCGATCACCAGGACCCGGTCAGCCGGGGCGCGCGGGGCGCAGTGATGGCAGTGCTGGATGCGGTGCCGACCTTCCGCAAGCGGTTCGCGTCATCGCTGGTGTTCGGCATCGGCGGCTAG
- a CDS encoding ABCB family ABC transporter ATP-binding protein/permease has product MRISHSGPAPENRNDLKTLGTLLPYLLEFKGRVIVAMACLVIAKLANVSVPLLLKDVVDTLGPQHAVLTLPLGLVVAYGLARLATGVFGELRDAVFAKVTQRAIRRIALQVFAHLQRLSLRFHLERQTGGMSRDIERGTRGIGFLLNFMLFNILPTLLEIALVAFILLGRYHWSFAAVTFGTIAIYILFTLAVTEWRMVYRRSMNDLDSQANSKAIDALLNFETVKYFGNEKYEVARYDRNLASWEESAIKNQTSLNLLNAGQGAIIAIGVALLMGMAANGVVTGQMSIGDLVLVNAYLIQLYAPLNFLGFVYREIKHSLADMEKMFTLMEVGEEIADKPDAQTLSTRSAAIRFDQVDFHYDPKRQILHDVSFDIPAGHTVAVVGSSGAGKSTLSRLLFRFYDVTGGAIRINGRDIRDYTQASLRAQIGIVPQDTVLFNDTIYYNIAYGRPEASEAEVIEAARAARIHEFVSQLPDGYRTQVGERGLKLSGGEKQRVAIARTLLKNPPILVFDEATSALDSETEKAIQAELAAIAANRTTLIIAHRLSTIIDADQIVVMEQGRIVERGAFRELVERDGRFAEMWRLQLQEEEAAAAGQPASQAVGPA; this is encoded by the coding sequence ATGCGCATCAGTCACTCGGGCCCGGCCCCGGAAAACCGCAACGATCTCAAGACCCTGGGCACACTGCTGCCCTATCTGCTCGAATTCAAGGGCCGTGTCATTGTGGCCATGGCCTGTCTGGTCATTGCCAAGCTGGCAAACGTCAGCGTGCCGCTGCTGCTGAAGGATGTGGTCGACACGCTCGGCCCGCAGCATGCCGTGCTGACGCTGCCGCTCGGCCTGGTGGTCGCCTATGGCCTGGCGCGGCTGGCGACCGGCGTGTTCGGTGAACTGCGCGACGCGGTATTCGCCAAGGTGACGCAGCGGGCGATCCGCCGCATCGCGCTGCAGGTGTTCGCGCATCTGCAGCGGCTGTCGCTGCGCTTCCACCTCGAGCGCCAGACCGGCGGCATGAGCCGCGATATCGAACGCGGCACCCGGGGTATCGGCTTCCTGCTGAATTTCATGCTGTTCAACATCCTGCCGACACTGCTGGAAATCGCGCTGGTCGCCTTCATCCTGCTCGGCAGGTATCACTGGAGCTTTGCCGCCGTCACCTTCGGTACCATCGCCATCTACATTCTGTTCACGCTTGCGGTGACCGAGTGGCGCATGGTCTATCGCCGCAGCATGAACGACCTCGACAGCCAGGCGAACAGCAAGGCGATCGACGCGCTGCTGAACTTCGAGACGGTCAAGTATTTCGGCAACGAGAAATACGAGGTCGCCCGCTATGACCGCAATCTCGCCTCATGGGAAGAAAGCGCAATCAAGAACCAGACCTCGCTGAACCTGCTGAACGCCGGCCAGGGCGCGATCATCGCCATCGGCGTCGCGCTGCTGATGGGCATGGCGGCCAATGGCGTGGTTACCGGGCAGATGAGCATCGGCGACCTGGTGCTGGTCAACGCCTATCTGATCCAGCTGTATGCACCACTGAATTTTCTCGGTTTTGTCTACCGCGAGATCAAGCACTCGCTGGCCGACATGGAGAAGATGTTCACGCTGATGGAAGTCGGTGAGGAAATCGCCGACAAGCCCGACGCGCAGACACTGTCTACCCGCTCCGCCGCCATCCGCTTCGACCAGGTCGATTTCCACTACGACCCGAAGCGGCAGATCCTGCACGATGTCAGCTTCGACATTCCGGCCGGTCATACCGTCGCGGTGGTCGGCAGCTCCGGCGCCGGCAAATCGACGCTGTCGCGGCTGCTGTTCCGCTTCTATGACGTCACCGGCGGCGCGATCCGCATCAACGGCCGCGATATCCGCGACTACACCCAGGCCAGCCTGCGCGCGCAGATCGGCATCGTGCCGCAGGACACAGTGCTGTTCAACGACACCATTTACTACAACATCGCCTACGGTCGGCCCGAGGCCAGCGAAGCCGAGGTGATCGAGGCCGCGCGTGCAGCGCGCATCCACGAGTTTGTCAGCCAGTTGCCGGACGGTTATCGCACCCAGGTCGGCGAACGCGGGCTCAAGCTGTCCGGCGGCGAGAAACAGCGCGTCGCCATTGCCCGCACCCTGCTGAAAAATCCGCCGATCCTGGTATTCGATGAAGCGACCAGCGCGCTGGACTCGGAAACGGAAAAGGCCATCCAGGCCGAACTGGCCGCCATTGCCGCCAACCGCACCACGCTGATCATTGCCCACCGGCTATCGACCATCATCGATGCCGACCAGATCGTGGTCATGGAACAGGGCCGCATCGTCGAGCGCGGCGCCTTCCGCGAACTGGTCGAACGCGACGGGCGTTTTGCCGAGATGTGGCGCCTGCAACTGCAGGAAGAGGAAGCCGCTGCGGCCGGCCAGCCCGCCAGTCAGGCGGTCGGACCGGCCTGA
- a CDS encoding ChaN family lipoprotein, with translation MSLRPCRLLPAVFLSVLAAGAQAAPALAEALQGTAVVLMGEVHDNTDGHRERLALLTAAVEAGWRPAIAMEQFDRESQPALTMAQQRCGQDADCVIAAARTDNGGWDWRYYRPVVALAQRYQLPLLAANVSRADAARVARAGFPAALDAASIARHRLTQALPADLAAGQGEAVRDGHCRLLPDSAVPGMVNAQVARDVFMADVLDGQSGRGVVLLAGNGHVRRDLGVPRWLSGDRPPLVIGFVEQDPPESAFDHLLRLAPVSRPDPCAALAAPR, from the coding sequence ATGTCCCTGCGCCCGTGCCGATTGCTGCCCGCCGTTTTCCTGTCCGTCCTTGCTGCCGGCGCGCAGGCAGCCCCTGCACTGGCTGAAGCGTTGCAGGGAACGGCCGTGGTGCTGATGGGCGAGGTGCACGACAACACCGATGGCCATCGCGAGCGCCTTGCGCTGCTGACGGCCGCGGTGGAGGCCGGCTGGCGGCCGGCCATCGCCATGGAGCAGTTTGACCGCGAAAGCCAGCCGGCCCTGACCATGGCGCAGCAGCGTTGCGGACAGGACGCCGACTGCGTGATCGCTGCTGCGCGGACCGACAACGGCGGCTGGGACTGGCGCTACTACCGCCCGGTGGTCGCACTGGCGCAGCGCTACCAGTTGCCGCTGCTGGCGGCGAACGTGTCCCGCGCCGATGCCGCCAGGGTGGCGCGCGCCGGCTTCCCGGCCGCGCTGGATGCAGCCAGCATCGCCCGTCACCGGCTGACGCAAGCGCTGCCGGCTGATCTGGCGGCAGGGCAGGGCGAAGCCGTGCGTGACGGCCATTGCCGCCTGCTGCCGGACAGCGCCGTGCCCGGCATGGTCAATGCCCAGGTCGCCCGTGACGTGTTCATGGCCGATGTGCTGGACGGCCAGTCCGGGCGCGGCGTGGTGCTGCTGGCCGGCAACGGCCATGTGCGGCGCGACCTCGGCGTGCCGCGCTGGTTGTCCGGCGACCGCCCGCCGCTGGTGATCGGCTTTGTCGAGCAGGACCCGCCAGAGTCGGCGTTCGATCACCTGCTGCGCCTTGCCCCCGTCTCGCGTCCGGACCCGTGCGCGGCGCTCGCCGCCCCGCGCTGA
- a CDS encoding alanine/ornithine racemase family PLP-dependent enzyme: MSQTFPCLFVDLAVIRNNAQAMVSLCRDHGITPVGITKLARGACEVAQAFIDGGIKTVGDSRIGNLENMAGMPVEKMLLRIPQVSRAVDVVTYADISLNSEPRTVRALSAAAAALNRTHKVIVMHDLGDLREGCFRAEDTVALAKLVLDLPNLELEGVGANLACYGGVEPTTENQQTLVDIGRRIERELGVRLHTVSGASSAGLPLLLRGGMPAGVTQLRLGASLLMGIGLNDDPIPGTTQDAFELGVEIIELKEKPSVPINSTALDAFGNKPEFEDFGNRQRAICALGKQDIDFEQLIPSDPAIRIIGGSSDHLILDVTDSKMNYQVGDAVYFSLSYGGVLQAMTSDYVRKTYRNAKKAERLAEAA; the protein is encoded by the coding sequence ATGTCTCAGACTTTTCCATGTCTTTTTGTCGATCTGGCAGTGATTAGAAACAATGCCCAGGCGATGGTCTCGTTGTGCCGTGACCACGGAATCACCCCGGTTGGCATTACCAAGCTGGCGCGTGGCGCCTGCGAAGTGGCGCAAGCCTTTATTGATGGTGGCATCAAGACTGTCGGGGATTCCCGTATTGGCAATCTGGAAAACATGGCCGGCATGCCGGTCGAGAAAATGCTGCTGCGCATTCCGCAAGTCAGTCGCGCCGTCGACGTGGTTACGTATGCCGATATTTCGCTGAACTCGGAACCGCGCACGGTGCGGGCCCTGTCCGCCGCCGCCGCCGCCCTGAACCGGACCCACAAGGTCATCGTCATGCACGACCTTGGCGACCTGCGTGAAGGCTGCTTCCGGGCTGAAGACACCGTGGCGCTGGCAAAGCTGGTGCTGGATCTGCCGAACCTCGAACTGGAAGGCGTCGGCGCCAACCTGGCCTGCTACGGCGGGGTCGAGCCGACCACGGAAAACCAGCAGACACTGGTCGATATCGGTCGGCGCATCGAACGCGAACTCGGCGTCAGGCTGCACACCGTGTCCGGTGCCAGCTCGGCCGGTCTGCCCTTGCTGCTGCGTGGCGGGATGCCGGCCGGCGTGACCCAGCTTCGCCTTGGCGCTTCGCTGCTGATGGGCATCGGCCTGAATGACGACCCGATTCCCGGCACCACCCAGGATGCATTCGAACTGGGCGTGGAAATTATCGAGCTGAAGGAAAAACCGTCGGTCCCGATCAATTCCACCGCACTGGATGCATTCGGCAACAAGCCTGAATTCGAGGATTTCGGCAATCGCCAGCGTGCCATTTGCGCCCTGGGCAAGCAGGATATTGATTTTGAACAGTTGATTCCGTCCGATCCGGCCATTCGTATTATCGGCGGCAGCAGCGATCACCTGATTCTGGATGTCACCGACTCGAAAATGAATTACCAGGTCGGCGATGCGGTGTATTTTTCACTGAGCTACGGTGGGGTCTTGCAGGCAATGACTTCCGACTATGTCCGGAAAACCTACCGTAATGCGAAAAAAGCAGAGCGGCTGGCGGAGGCGGCCTGA
- the arcD gene encoding arginine-ornithine antiporter → MSDGTQVAAPKLKLGALTALVVSALIAAGIFSLPQNMAASAGAGAIIIGWVITFFGMLTLAFVFQTLANRKPEIEGGVYGYARAGFGPYMGFNSAWGYWISAWIGNVSYFVVIFSALGSFSALGFFGEGNTLPAIVCSSVLLWMLHFMICRGIQSAAFINILTTVAKLVPLALFLVLVIVAFKVDTFRLDFWGTAALGSIMDQVKSTMLVTTWVFIGIEGASVFSSRAENMRDVGKATMIGFALSIVMFVAVTLLSMGILTQPELAALKNPSTAGVLKAAVGDWGATLMNIGLVISVGGALLAWTLLAAEVPYLAGKDGTMPKFFGVVNKNGAPVNALWLTNGLVQLFLIITLFNSAGYLTLLLLATSMILIPYLLCALYALIIAVRKDGYSEAESGTRTKDLLVSLVASVYGMWLLYAAGPKYLFLSMILYAVGVVFYLKARKEQNQKPFMPAEVVIAVVVVLLGIYAAYELATGALTL, encoded by the coding sequence ATGTCTGACGGTACTCAAGTTGCAGCGCCGAAACTGAAATTGGGCGCACTCACCGCGCTGGTTGTCAGCGCGCTGATCGCGGCAGGCATTTTCTCTTTGCCCCAGAATATGGCGGCAAGCGCGGGTGCCGGTGCGATCATCATCGGTTGGGTAATCACTTTCTTCGGCATGCTGACGCTGGCCTTCGTCTTCCAGACCCTGGCCAACCGCAAGCCTGAAATCGAAGGCGGCGTGTACGGTTACGCCCGGGCAGGGTTCGGGCCCTATATGGGCTTCAACTCGGCATGGGGCTACTGGATCTCGGCGTGGATCGGCAACGTGTCCTACTTCGTGGTGATCTTCTCCGCACTGGGTTCGTTCAGTGCGCTGGGGTTCTTCGGCGAAGGCAATACCCTGCCGGCCATCGTCTGCTCGTCCGTGCTGTTGTGGATGCTGCACTTCATGATCTGCCGCGGCATTCAGAGCGCAGCCTTCATCAACATCCTGACCACGGTGGCCAAGCTGGTTCCGCTGGCCCTGTTCCTGGTGCTGGTGATCGTGGCATTCAAGGTCGACACCTTCCGTCTCGACTTCTGGGGTACCGCCGCACTGGGCAGCATCATGGATCAGGTCAAGAGCACCATGCTGGTGACGACCTGGGTGTTCATCGGTATCGAGGGCGCTTCGGTGTTCTCCAGCCGTGCCGAAAACATGCGTGACGTCGGCAAGGCCACCATGATCGGTTTCGCCCTGTCCATCGTGATGTTCGTGGCCGTGACCCTGCTGTCGATGGGCATCCTGACCCAGCCGGAACTCGCCGCACTGAAAAACCCGTCGACCGCTGGTGTGCTGAAGGCCGCTGTCGGTGACTGGGGTGCCACGCTGATGAATATCGGCCTGGTGATCTCGGTGGGTGGCGCGCTGCTGGCCTGGACCCTGCTGGCTGCCGAAGTGCCGTACCTGGCAGGCAAGGATGGCACGATGCCGAAGTTCTTCGGCGTGGTGAACAAGAATGGTGCCCCGGTCAATGCACTGTGGCTGACCAATGGTCTGGTGCAACTGTTCCTGATCATCACCCTGTTCAACTCGGCCGGTTACCTGACCCTGTTGCTGCTCGCAACCTCGATGATCCTGATCCCGTATCTGCTGTGCGCGCTGTATGCACTGATCATTGCAGTCCGCAAGGACGGCTACAGCGAGGCTGAATCCGGTACCCGCACCAAGGATCTGCTGGTCAGCCTGGTGGCATCGGTCTACGGCATGTGGCTGCTGTACGCTGCCGGTCCGAAGTACCTGTTCCTGTCGATGATCCTGTACGCCGTCGGTGTGGTGTTCTACCTGAAGGCACGCAAGGAACAGAACCAGAAACCGTTCATGCCGGCTGAAGTGGTTATCGCCGTGGTCGTGGTTCTCCTCGGTATCTACGCCGCTTACGAGCTTGCAACCGGTGCGCTGACCCTGTAA
- a CDS encoding LysR family transcriptional regulator, translating into MRLDNFDIRLLRVFMTIADCGGFSAAQAHLGLSQSAISNKMHDLETRMGLRLCERGRSGFRLTAEGERIYEETRILLGLIDQYEDRVGQIRHVLFGHVRIGIIDTLATNPECRLAESLRQFCHDFPQVNVSVTVIDSMDIESLLLQGRLDLGITSSEKDMPGLSYDRLFVERQCLYASPEHPVFALGKEVLDKGDVQAFAVAGRGQSHFITPLEAGFNTRAVSAHMEGTVFLLLSGEFIGYLPNHCAKVWVDQGRLRQLPAPALEYSPAFALTRPRYGIRSQAADRLSEAILASHFSHPQAADDAAN; encoded by the coding sequence ATGCGACTGGACAATTTCGACATCCGCCTGCTGCGGGTGTTCATGACCATTGCCGATTGCGGCGGTTTCTCTGCCGCGCAGGCGCACCTCGGGCTGAGCCAGTCGGCGATCAGCAACAAGATGCACGACCTTGAAACCCGGATGGGGCTGCGCCTGTGCGAGCGTGGCCGCAGCGGGTTCAGGCTGACGGCCGAAGGCGAGCGCATCTACGAGGAAACCCGGATCCTGCTCGGACTGATCGACCAGTACGAGGACCGGGTCGGGCAGATCCGCCACGTGCTGTTCGGCCATGTCCGCATCGGCATCATCGACACGCTGGCGACCAACCCGGAGTGCCGGCTGGCCGAGAGCCTGCGTCAGTTCTGCCATGATTTTCCGCAGGTCAATGTCTCGGTCACGGTCATCGACTCGATGGATATCGAGTCCCTGCTGCTGCAGGGCCGGCTCGACCTCGGCATCACCTCGTCCGAGAAGGACATGCCGGGCCTGTCCTACGACCGGCTGTTCGTCGAGCGGCAGTGCCTGTACGCGTCGCCGGAACATCCGGTATTTGCGCTGGGCAAGGAGGTGCTGGACAAGGGTGATGTGCAGGCGTTCGCCGTGGCCGGACGCGGCCAGTCGCACTTCATCACCCCGCTCGAAGCCGGCTTCAATACCCGCGCGGTGTCCGCCCATATGGAAGGCACGGTGTTCCTGCTGCTGTCCGGTGAATTCATCGGCTATCTGCCGAACCACTGCGCGAAGGTCTGGGTCGACCAGGGGCGCCTGCGGCAACTGCCGGCGCCGGCGCTCGAGTACTCGCCGGCCTTTGCCCTGACCCGGCCGCGCTATGGTATCCGCTCGCAGGCGGCGGACCGTCTGTCCGAGGCGATCCTGGCCAGCCACTTTTCGCACCCGCAGGCGGCCGACGACGCTGCAAATTAA